One Azospirillum sp. TSA2s genomic region harbors:
- a CDS encoding adenosine deaminase, with protein sequence MSDTGMIGRVKGGVTGGVMGALAATLLLAGCATAEMGGAGAGGGDAAGSAAARRFEAVRTSPPELRAFLYRMPKGADLHSHLTGAVYAESYMRMAADAGLCFDVKANTLVAPTAQAPCDAKAGRPGAAAVTADSVLYPVALDALSTRDALPVSGYSLHDQFFATFGRFRAAANATPTSTGDLLAEVVDRAGRQGERHVELMVSFGTGPAAAIGKAFAWTPQAAADLSGTADRLIAAGLPALVAPARQEIDAAESRMRSVLGCGTPAARPGCAVSVRYLQQVARTQGPGPVFATTLFNALLEEQEPRIVGLNFVAPEDNPVALDDYDLHMRMVAEAVRRHPGTNVALHAGELTLGLVPPERLRDHIRKAVEVARAKRIGHGVDVMYEDDPQGLLRMMAARKVAVEINLTSNDKILGVSGRNHPLPVYRAAGVPVVLSTDDEGVSRIDLTNELQRAVEEFGLGYADLVGLARASLEHSFLPGDSLWSAPGCTPPMGEGVHEDACRAVTERSEKARVQWGLEQALARFDREMAGVR encoded by the coding sequence ATGTCGGATACGGGAATGATCGGGCGCGTGAAGGGCGGCGTGACGGGCGGCGTGATGGGGGCGCTGGCGGCGACGCTGCTGCTGGCGGGCTGCGCCACGGCGGAAATGGGCGGTGCCGGCGCCGGAGGGGGCGATGCCGCGGGATCGGCGGCGGCGCGGCGGTTCGAGGCGGTGCGGACCAGCCCGCCGGAACTGCGCGCCTTCCTCTACCGCATGCCCAAGGGGGCGGACCTGCACAGCCACCTGACCGGTGCGGTCTATGCCGAGAGCTACATGCGGATGGCGGCGGATGCCGGGCTGTGCTTCGACGTCAAGGCCAACACGCTGGTGGCGCCGACGGCGCAGGCGCCCTGCGACGCCAAGGCCGGGCGGCCGGGCGCCGCGGCGGTGACCGCCGACAGCGTGCTGTATCCGGTGGCGCTGGACGCGCTGTCGACGCGCGACGCGCTGCCGGTCTCCGGCTACAGCCTGCATGACCAGTTCTTCGCCACCTTCGGACGGTTCCGTGCCGCCGCCAACGCGACCCCCACTTCCACCGGCGATCTGCTGGCCGAGGTGGTGGACCGCGCCGGCCGGCAGGGCGAACGCCATGTCGAACTGATGGTGTCCTTCGGCACCGGCCCGGCCGCCGCCATCGGCAAGGCGTTCGCCTGGACGCCGCAGGCGGCGGCCGACCTGTCGGGCACCGCCGACCGGCTGATCGCCGCCGGCCTGCCGGCGCTGGTCGCCCCGGCCCGGCAGGAGATCGACGCCGCCGAGTCGCGGATGCGCTCCGTCCTGGGCTGCGGCACGCCGGCGGCGCGGCCGGGCTGTGCGGTGTCGGTGCGCTACCTCCAGCAGGTGGCGCGGACGCAAGGACCGGGGCCGGTCTTCGCCACCACCCTGTTCAACGCCCTGCTGGAAGAGCAGGAGCCGCGAATCGTCGGCCTGAACTTCGTGGCGCCGGAGGACAATCCGGTGGCGCTGGACGACTACGACCTGCACATGCGCATGGTGGCGGAGGCGGTACGGCGCCATCCCGGCACCAACGTCGCGCTGCATGCCGGCGAACTGACGCTGGGCCTCGTCCCGCCGGAGCGGCTGCGCGACCACATCCGCAAGGCGGTTGAGGTCGCACGCGCCAAGCGCATCGGCCATGGCGTCGACGTGATGTATGAGGACGATCCCCAGGGCCTGCTGCGGATGATGGCTGCGCGCAAGGTGGCGGTGGAGATCAACCTGACCAGCAACGACAAGATCCTGGGCGTCAGCGGCCGGAACCACCCGCTGCCGGTCTATCGCGCCGCAGGCGTGCCGGTGGTGCTGTCCACCGACGACGAGGGCGTGAGCAGGATCGACCTTACCAACGAGCTGCAGCGTGCGGTCGAGGAGTTCGGGCTGGGCTATGCCGATCTGGTCGGGCTGGCGCGCGCCAGCCTGGAGCACAGCTTCCTGCCCGGCGACAGCCTGTGGTCGGCCCCCGGCTGCACGCCGCCAATGGGCGAAGGGGTGCATGAGGACGCCTGCCGCGCGGTGACGGAGCGCAGCGAGAAGGCGCGGGTGCAATGGGGGCTGGAACAGGCGCTGGCGCGGTTCGACCGCGAGATGGCGGGGGTGCGGTAA
- a CDS encoding IS5 family transposase (programmed frameshift), translating into MASPLVSDALWALIEPLLPPEPPKPKGGRPRLDNRAALTGILFVLRSGIPWELLPVEMGCGSGMTCWRRLHEWQQAGVWERLHRVLLDRLGYANAINWDRAAVDSASVPGKKGGEETGPNPTDRGKPGSKRHILVDANGIPLALRISPANRHDSKFLEALVDAVPAIRQCAGRPRRRPAKLHADKGYDFAHCRQALRRRGIIPRIARRGIESSERLGRHRWVVERTLAWFARFRRIAVRYERRADIFTAFHHIAASLICWRFVQRWFC; encoded by the exons ATGGCTTCCCCTCTTGTCTCCGACGCCCTTTGGGCGCTGATTGAACCGTTGCTCCCACCGGAGCCGCCCAAGCCGAAGGGCGGGCGGCCTCGGCTGGACAACCGCGCCGCTCTAACCGGTATCCTGTTCGTGTTGCGCTCGGGCATTCCCTGGGAACTGCTGCCGGTTGAGATGGGGTGTGGTTCGGGCATGACCTGTTGGCGCCGGCTGCACGAATGGCAGCAAGCCGGCGTCTGGGAGCGATTGCACCGCGTGCTGCTCGATCGGCTTGGCTACGCCAACGCCATCAACTGGGATCGCGCGGCGGTGGACAGCGCCAGCGTTCCAG GCAAAAAGGGGGGCGAGGAGACCGGGCCGAACCCGACGGACCGCGGCAAACCGGGCTCCAAGCGCCACATCCTCGTCGATGCCAATGGCATCCCCCTCGCCCTGAGGATTTCGCCGGCCAACCGGCATGACAGCAAGTTCCTGGAGGCGTTGGTCGATGCCGTGCCGGCAATCCGCCAATGTGCGGGCCGGCCACGGCGCCGACCGGCCAAGCTGCACGCCGACAAGGGCTACGACTTCGCCCACTGCCGGCAGGCGCTACGCCGGCGGGGGATCATTCCACGCATCGCCCGGCGTGGCATCGAGAGCAGTGAGCGCCTTGGCCGACACCGATGGGTGGTCGAGCGGACACTCGCTTGGTTTGCCCGGTTCCGCCGCATCGCCGTCCGCTATGAACGGCGCGCCGATATCTTCACCGCCTTCCACCATATCGCCGCCAGCCTCATCTGCTGGCGATTCGTCCAGAGATGGTTCTGTTAG
- the tagF gene encoding type VI secretion system-associated protein TagF — protein sequence MMGSFGTPRGLAAGPGVGMGADPVMGFHGKVPARGDFVGHGLPPAVLGPWDGWLSAALGEAASQLGAEWESLFAQAPVWRFALAAGLCGATPLIGVWMSSADRVGRPYPFTIAAGLPAGFDIADAPAACAPWLARAESLAADACRAGADVEGLPARLAILGRPEPERVGAATRALLGRLSGPLPADASLWWTRGAGRIAPSLLSCPGLPAAPRPTAFLDGAWTRWGWENTEEG from the coding sequence ATGATGGGATCCTTCGGCACGCCGCGCGGCCTTGCCGCCGGGCCGGGCGTTGGGATGGGCGCCGATCCGGTGATGGGCTTCCACGGCAAGGTCCCGGCGCGCGGCGATTTCGTCGGCCACGGCCTGCCGCCCGCCGTGCTCGGCCCGTGGGACGGCTGGCTGTCGGCGGCGTTGGGCGAGGCCGCCAGCCAGCTCGGCGCCGAATGGGAGTCGCTGTTCGCCCAGGCCCCGGTCTGGCGCTTCGCCCTGGCGGCCGGCCTGTGCGGCGCCACCCCGCTGATCGGCGTGTGGATGTCCAGCGCCGACCGCGTCGGCCGCCCCTATCCCTTCACCATCGCCGCCGGACTGCCTGCCGGCTTCGACATCGCCGACGCCCCCGCCGCCTGTGCCCCCTGGCTGGCCCGTGCCGAGTCGCTGGCCGCCGACGCCTGCCGCGCCGGTGCCGATGTCGAAGGCCTGCCGGCCCGCCTCGCCATCCTCGGCCGTCCCGAGCCGGAGCGCGTCGGCGCCGCCACCCGCGCCCTTCTCGGCCGCCTGTCCGGCCCCTTGCCCGCGGATGCCAGCCTGTGGTGGACCCGCGGCGCCGGCCGCATCGCGCCGTCCCTGCTGTCCTGCCCCGGCCTCCCCGCCGCCCCCCGCCCGACCGCCTTCCTCGACGGCGCCTGGACCCGCTGGGGCTGGGAGAATACGGAGGAGGGGTAA
- the tssM gene encoding type VI secretion system membrane subunit TssM yields MADPHPKKAGATPAKKVVAKKTGRRRKPAATPSPHRSARARWATSLAGALALGLAGWLLLPRLAASAAPHLLPTIQADWSVRLLPLLLALAVWIAVNRRIDGRERAANARLLEALAAGRDPELKASLEEIGTVRKRLDAVLAQLRKRRGGRYLYQLPWYLVIGAPGSGKTTALANTGLATPLLNGTVTGPLAGLAGTRNCDWWFTDRAVLIDTAGRYTTQDSRRAVDGRVWSGLLDLLKEHRPRQPANGVLLTVSIPELTGWTDAERRNHAILIRQRLNELRVQLGVRLPVYLLLTKADLLDGFATFFDPLDREARSQIWGLTLPAAEPESASPLPLFRDLYAGLVRRLDERLLDRLHQEPDIRRRSDAFTLPMRVAELEPALADIVDTVFGSEQGEETPRLRGLYLTSATQTGGPLGLLEPEADGPASTYFLDRLLPDIVFPEANLAQVDRVLERTRRRRNALSAAAALLLGAALGGWWLVSARGNAALLERADAGAAVVEAALRPLDTPPRALTRVDDADPAAILPALDALRALPHAFDEAQNWADPALAGGLYQGARIAVPAREAYSRALRSQFLARIALRLEERLRADWALPDQLRRTLRLYHMITGHMVGGAEPMDAGALAEWLALDWQRTLPGPANEAARRALGDHLAALFAVGFAPVPPDEALVARVREVLAESTPQPLPQPTPASRAALP; encoded by the coding sequence ATGGCCGATCCCCATCCCAAGAAGGCTGGCGCCACTCCGGCGAAGAAGGTTGTGGCGAAGAAGACCGGCAGGCGCCGCAAGCCCGCCGCCACGCCCTCGCCCCACCGCTCCGCCCGCGCCCGCTGGGCGACCTCGCTGGCGGGCGCGCTGGCGCTGGGGCTGGCCGGCTGGCTGCTGCTGCCGCGTCTGGCCGCATCCGCCGCCCCCCACCTGCTGCCGACCATCCAGGCCGACTGGAGCGTCCGTCTGCTGCCGCTGCTGCTGGCGCTGGCGGTGTGGATCGCCGTCAACCGCCGCATCGACGGCCGCGAGCGCGCCGCCAACGCCCGCCTGCTGGAGGCGCTGGCCGCCGGCCGCGATCCCGAACTGAAGGCCTCGCTGGAGGAGATCGGCACGGTGCGCAAGCGCCTCGACGCCGTGCTGGCCCAGCTGCGCAAGCGGCGGGGCGGGCGCTATCTCTACCAGCTGCCATGGTATCTGGTGATCGGCGCCCCCGGTTCGGGCAAGACGACGGCGCTGGCCAACACCGGCCTCGCCACCCCGCTGCTCAACGGCACCGTTACCGGGCCGCTGGCCGGTCTGGCCGGCACCCGCAACTGCGACTGGTGGTTCACCGACCGCGCCGTGCTGATCGACACCGCCGGCCGCTACACCACCCAGGACAGCCGACGCGCGGTCGACGGCCGGGTGTGGTCCGGCCTGCTCGACCTGTTGAAGGAGCATCGCCCGCGCCAGCCCGCCAACGGCGTCCTGCTGACCGTCAGCATCCCCGAGCTGACCGGCTGGACCGATGCCGAGCGGCGCAACCACGCCATCCTGATCCGCCAGCGCCTGAACGAGCTGCGGGTGCAGCTGGGCGTCCGCCTGCCGGTCTATCTGCTGCTGACCAAGGCCGACCTGCTGGACGGCTTCGCCACCTTCTTCGATCCGCTTGACCGCGAGGCGCGCAGCCAGATCTGGGGCCTGACCCTGCCGGCCGCAGAACCGGAAAGCGCCAGCCCGCTGCCGCTCTTCCGCGACCTCTATGCCGGTCTGGTGCGGCGGCTGGACGAGCGGCTGCTCGACCGGCTGCACCAGGAACCCGACATCCGCCGCCGCAGCGACGCCTTCACCCTGCCGATGCGGGTGGCGGAGCTGGAGCCGGCGCTGGCCGACATCGTCGACACCGTCTTCGGCTCCGAACAGGGCGAGGAGACGCCGCGCCTGCGCGGGCTCTACCTGACCAGCGCCACCCAGACCGGCGGCCCGCTCGGCCTGCTGGAGCCGGAGGCCGACGGCCCGGCCTCCACCTATTTCCTCGACCGGCTGCTGCCCGACATCGTCTTTCCGGAAGCCAACCTCGCCCAGGTCGACCGCGTGCTGGAGCGCACCCGCCGCCGCCGCAACGCCCTGTCCGCCGCCGCAGCCCTGCTGCTGGGCGCGGCGCTCGGCGGCTGGTGGCTGGTCAGCGCGCGGGGCAACGCCGCCCTGCTGGAGCGCGCCGATGCCGGCGCCGCGGTGGTGGAGGCGGCGCTGCGCCCGCTCGACACGCCGCCGCGCGCGTTGACGCGGGTGGACGATGCCGACCCGGCGGCGATCCTGCCGGCGCTGGACGCCCTGCGCGCCCTGCCGCACGCCTTCGACGAGGCGCAGAATTGGGCCGATCCGGCGCTGGCCGGCGGCCTCTACCAGGGCGCCCGCATCGCCGTCCCGGCGCGGGAGGCCTACAGCCGCGCCCTGCGCAGCCAGTTCCTCGCCCGCATCGCCCTCAGGCTGGAGGAGCGGCTGCGCGCCGACTGGGCCTTGCCCGACCAGCTGCGCCGGACCCTGCGCCTGTATCACATGATCACTGGGCACATGGTCGGCGGGGCCGAACCGATGGATGCCGGCGCGCTGGCGGAATGGCTGGCGCTCGACTGGCAGCGCACGCTTCCCGGCCCGGCCAACGAGGCGGCACGACGCGCCCTCGGCGACCATCTGGCCGCCCTGTTCGCCGTCGGCTTCGCCCCGGTCCCGCCCGACGAGGCCCTGGTCGCCCGCGTGCGCGAGGTGCTGGCCGAATCGACGCCCCAGCCACTTCCACAACCGACCCCGGCCAGCCGGGCCGCCCTGCCATGA
- the icmH gene encoding type IVB secretion system protein IcmH/DotU, whose product MQADEQTDGADLLAEAAPPPAAADTPAPPARPRDALNPLLSVAAPVLALATSLRDRALSDPPRAAAASALERFDRAAASAALDPDDIRAARIALAATLDDVARAAGHGGAPVAELVAEPGAGVRFFDLLDGMLGDPRRHRHALELFYACLSLGFEGRFRDKPGGAHDLARLRDELYRILRRARGDVPAELSPAWTGVAEPFRPVRNTLGGGLPGWLIWAAVALGLSGLYVHLAGTLDRQAEPVASRIAALLPDRPIEIARLVPPPPPTAGPALIARITGQLAPEIRTGSVEVLAGEDGALVIRIPAAAMFATGGDAVKARHRAIVERVGQTLAAESGGVLVVAHTDDQTPPAGRLATAQSLTDARAEAVRKLLEHTITPARLSAEGHGDQEPVALNDTPAGRDANRRIDIRLYPQ is encoded by the coding sequence ATGCAGGCGGACGAGCAAACGGACGGAGCGGACCTGCTGGCGGAGGCCGCGCCCCCGCCGGCCGCCGCCGACACCCCCGCTCCGCCTGCCCGCCCCCGCGACGCCCTCAACCCGCTGCTCAGCGTCGCCGCCCCGGTGCTGGCGCTGGCCACCTCGCTACGCGACCGCGCCCTGTCCGACCCGCCGCGCGCCGCCGCCGCCTCGGCGCTGGAGCGGTTCGACCGCGCCGCCGCCAGCGCTGCCCTCGACCCCGACGACATCCGCGCCGCCCGCATTGCGCTGGCCGCCACACTGGACGACGTCGCCCGCGCCGCCGGCCATGGCGGGGCGCCAGTGGCCGAACTGGTGGCCGAGCCCGGTGCCGGGGTGCGCTTCTTCGACCTGCTCGACGGCATGCTGGGCGACCCGCGCCGCCACCGCCATGCGCTGGAGCTGTTCTACGCCTGCCTGTCGCTGGGCTTCGAAGGCCGCTTCCGCGACAAGCCCGGCGGCGCCCACGACCTCGCCCGCCTGCGCGACGAGCTGTACCGTATCCTGCGCCGCGCCCGCGGCGACGTACCGGCGGAGCTTTCGCCGGCCTGGACCGGGGTGGCGGAGCCGTTCCGCCCAGTTCGCAATACCCTTGGCGGCGGCTTGCCCGGCTGGCTTATCTGGGCGGCGGTGGCGCTGGGCCTGTCCGGCCTCTACGTCCATCTCGCCGGCACCCTCGACCGGCAAGCGGAGCCGGTGGCCTCCCGTATCGCCGCCTTGCTGCCCGACCGGCCGATCGAGATCGCCCGGCTGGTCCCGCCGCCGCCGCCCACCGCCGGCCCGGCCCTGATCGCCCGCATCACCGGCCAACTCGCCCCGGAGATCCGCACCGGCTCCGTCGAGGTGCTGGCGGGGGAGGACGGCGCCCTGGTCATCCGCATCCCGGCGGCGGCGATGTTCGCCACCGGCGGCGACGCGGTGAAGGCCCGCCACCGCGCCATCGTCGAGCGGGTGGGCCAGACCCTGGCGGCGGAGTCCGGCGGCGTGCTGGTGGTCGCCCACACCGACGACCAGACCCCGCCCGCCGGCCGTCTCGCCACCGCCCAATCCCTGACCGACGCCCGCGCCGAAGCCGTCCGCAAGCTGCTGGAGCACACGATCACCCCCGCCCGCCTGTCGGCCGAGGGCCATGGCGACCAGGAGCCGGTCGCGCTGAACGACACGCCCGCCGGGCGCGACGCCAACCGGCGGATCGACATCCGCCTCTATCCGCAATAG
- a CDS encoding transglycosylase domain-containing protein: MTADRPDHQRDQRTGQLYAGPRPVRTREDPSPLDRLTAGGIARALAAKAFGIARDRLATLGQRLGQGKPRRRQPPPSAAPPPTPYKQPRRPRRRGLPSFTLPSFTLPPFTLPRISLPKIKASKPSAPRSGGSQPPQPPQPPKNNRAKGGGWMRQLLQWGLVAAIWCGIGLGAVLAWFALDLPDISKVAQFERRASITVLAADGSEFARFGDLQGTTLSVRDLPPHLVDAVLAIEDRRFYSHFGIDPLGLARAVYVNWRSGRAVQGGSTITQQLAKNLFLTPEKSLKRKIQEAMLALWLESRFTKDQILTAYLNRVYLGAGTFGVDAAARTYFGKPATEVDIRESAVLAGLLKAPSRYAPSSNPDESAERARVVMAAMLDAGYLTQAQYDAARTAKPSPKRRPGGDGRYFADWVTDLVPGFAGPDHGDVIVRTTLDLRMQRAAEQRMEALLGGPGAAANVRQGALVAMSPDGAVRALVGGRDYDSSEFNRATQALRQPGSAFKPFVYLAALETGWTPDSLIDDAPVQLGTWSPGNYDGKYRGSITLASALAHSSNTATARLIDRVGTDRVRRIASNLGISSPLTRDLSLALGTSEVTPLELVRAYAGIANRGVPVWAYAITEIRSRDGAVLYRRQGGGGAPVVDPAHAVQLARMMSGVLDYGTGRSARLNRPAAAKSGTTQDYHDAWFVGFTADLVAGVWLGNDNNDAMKKVTGGTLPAKLWREFMLDAHAGKPARPLPGLDGAPAWTPPPGSTIPNGVPMASADAPPGGAIGSLIEKIAGSSGAAPKVQHDYSNTGVR, from the coding sequence CCCGACCACCAAAGGGACCAGAGGACGGGCCAGCTCTACGCCGGCCCCCGTCCGGTCCGCACCCGCGAAGACCCGTCGCCGCTCGACCGGCTGACGGCGGGCGGGATCGCCCGTGCGCTGGCCGCCAAGGCGTTCGGGATTGCCCGCGACCGGCTGGCTACCCTTGGCCAGAGACTCGGCCAGGGCAAGCCGCGCCGCAGGCAGCCGCCTCCCTCCGCCGCCCCGCCGCCGACCCCCTACAAGCAGCCGCGCCGGCCGCGCCGCCGCGGCTTGCCCTCCTTCACGCTGCCGTCCTTCACCCTGCCGCCCTTCACCCTGCCAAGGATCTCCTTGCCCAAGATAAAAGCGTCCAAGCCGTCCGCTCCCCGGTCCGGCGGTTCCCAGCCGCCGCAGCCGCCGCAGCCGCCAAAGAACAACAGGGCCAAGGGCGGCGGCTGGATGAGGCAACTGCTGCAATGGGGCCTCGTCGCCGCCATCTGGTGCGGCATCGGGCTTGGCGCGGTGCTGGCCTGGTTCGCGCTCGACCTGCCGGACATCTCCAAGGTGGCGCAGTTCGAACGCCGCGCCTCGATCACCGTTCTGGCCGCCGACGGCAGCGAGTTCGCCCGCTTCGGCGACCTGCAGGGCACGACGCTCAGCGTGCGCGACCTGCCGCCGCATCTGGTCGACGCCGTTCTGGCGATCGAGGACCGCCGCTTCTACAGCCATTTCGGCATCGACCCGCTGGGCCTTGCCCGCGCCGTCTACGTCAACTGGCGCTCCGGCCGGGCGGTGCAGGGCGGCTCCACCATCACCCAGCAGCTCGCCAAGAACCTGTTCCTGACGCCCGAGAAGTCGCTAAAGCGCAAGATTCAGGAGGCGATGCTGGCGCTGTGGCTGGAGAGCCGCTTCACCAAGGACCAGATCCTCACCGCCTATCTGAACCGCGTCTATCTCGGCGCCGGCACCTTCGGGGTGGACGCCGCCGCCCGCACCTATTTCGGCAAGCCGGCGACCGAGGTCGACATCCGCGAATCGGCTGTGCTCGCCGGCCTGTTGAAGGCGCCATCGCGCTACGCCCCCAGCTCCAACCCCGATGAGTCGGCGGAGCGGGCGCGGGTGGTGATGGCGGCGATGCTGGACGCCGGCTATCTCACCCAGGCGCAGTACGATGCCGCCCGCACCGCCAAGCCCTCGCCCAAGCGCAGGCCCGGCGGCGACGGCCGCTATTTCGCCGACTGGGTGACCGATCTGGTGCCGGGCTTCGCCGGCCCCGATCATGGCGACGTCATCGTCCGCACCACGCTGGACCTGCGGATGCAGCGCGCCGCCGAACAGCGGATGGAAGCGCTGCTCGGCGGTCCCGGCGCCGCCGCCAACGTCCGCCAGGGCGCGCTGGTCGCCATGAGCCCGGATGGCGCCGTGCGCGCGCTGGTCGGCGGCCGCGATTACGACAGCAGCGAATTCAACCGCGCCACCCAGGCGCTGCGCCAGCCGGGCTCGGCCTTCAAGCCCTTCGTCTATCTGGCGGCGCTGGAAACCGGCTGGACCCCCGACAGCCTGATCGACGACGCCCCGGTCCAGCTCGGCACCTGGAGTCCCGGCAATTACGACGGCAAGTACCGCGGCAGCATCACGTTGGCCTCGGCGCTGGCCCATTCCTCCAACACCGCGACGGCGCGGCTGATCGACCGGGTCGGCACCGACCGGGTGCGGCGGATCGCGTCGAACCTCGGCATCTCCTCGCCCTTGACCCGCGACCTGTCGCTGGCGCTCGGCACCAGCGAAGTGACGCCGCTGGAGCTGGTGCGCGCCTATGCCGGCATCGCCAACCGCGGCGTCCCCGTCTGGGCCTATGCCATCACCGAGATCAGGAGCCGCGACGGCGCCGTGCTCTACCGGCGCCAGGGCGGCGGCGGCGCGCCGGTGGTCGACCCCGCCCACGCGGTCCAGCTCGCCCGGATGATGAGCGGCGTGCTCGACTACGGCACCGGCCGCAGCGCCCGGCTGAACCGCCCGGCGGCGGCCAAGTCCGGCACCACCCAGGACTATCACGACGCGTGGTTCGTCGGCTTCACCGCCGATCTGGTCGCCGGCGTCTGGCTCGGCAACGACAACAACGACGCCATGAAGAAGGTCACCGGCGGCACCCTGCCGGCCAAGCTGTGGCGCGAATTCATGCTGGACGCCCATGCCGGCAAGCCCGCCCGCCCGCTCCCCGGCCTGGACGGCGCCCCCGCCTGGACACCGCCGCCGGGAAGCACGATACCGAACGGCGTCCCGATGGCCTCGGCCGACGCCCCGCCCGGCGGCGCCATCGGTTCGCTGATCGAAAAGATCGCCGGCAGCTCCGGCGCCGCGCCGAAGGTGCAGCACGACTACAGCAACACCGGGGTGCGGTAG